From the genome of Triticum aestivum cultivar Chinese Spring chromosome 3B, IWGSC CS RefSeq v2.1, whole genome shotgun sequence, one region includes:
- the LOC123069122 gene encoding glycine-rich cell wall structural protein, whose translation MGGGHDMHGGHNGGVKGFVSNLVGGGKSHGYGGQGHGCDQGYGGHGQQQHGYGGHGQHGYPPPAAGACPPYGGYPAQGYAPAAYPAQPAPHYGGHMGSYHTGHGGGHGHGYSGGKHMGGGKHGGRKWK comes from the exons ATGGGCGGCGGGCACGACATGCACGGCGGCCACAACGGCGGCGTGAAGGGCTTCGTGTCCAACCTCGTCGGCGGCGGCAAAAGCCACGGGTACGGCGGCCAGGGGCACGGCTGCGACCAGGGCTACGGCGGCCACGGGCAGCAGCAGCACGGGTACGGCGGCCACGGGCAGCACGGGTACCCTCCGCCCGCCGCCGGGGCTTGCCCCCCGTACGGCGGCTACCCGGCGCAAGGCTACGCGCCGGCGGCGTACCCCGCGCAGCCCGCGCCACACTACG GTGGGCACATGGGATCGTACCACACTGGGCACGGCGGCGGGCACGGGCACGGCTACTCCGGCGGGAAGCACATGGGCGGCGGGAAGCACGGCGGCAGGAAGTGGAAGTGA